Proteins co-encoded in one Kutzneria chonburiensis genomic window:
- a CDS encoding ArsR/SmtB family transcription factor codes for MRAHPLAEVAAVLADPTRAAMCMALIDGRAWTVGELGKMAGVTPPSATEQVTRLADAGFVETVRQGRHRYVRLADTRVAELIEQLNELATDPLPRPVGLRASRRAERLAFARTCYDHIAGHLGVALRTGMLTAGLIDTRSGLALTSRGHDVLDSLKIKLPGGRRPLLKECLDWTERREHLGGSLPAALLQHAVDNAWVERGPDRSIKLLDPHAFAVLGVEEL; via the coding sequence ATGCGCGCCCATCCGTTGGCCGAAGTCGCCGCCGTACTCGCCGACCCGACCCGCGCCGCCATGTGCATGGCCCTCATCGACGGCCGGGCCTGGACCGTCGGCGAACTCGGCAAGATGGCCGGCGTCACCCCGCCCTCCGCCACCGAGCAGGTCACCAGGCTGGCCGACGCCGGCTTCGTCGAGACCGTCCGCCAGGGCCGGCACCGCTACGTGCGACTCGCCGACACCCGGGTCGCCGAACTCATCGAGCAGCTCAACGAACTCGCCACGGATCCTCTGCCCCGACCCGTCGGCCTGCGCGCCTCTCGACGCGCCGAGCGGCTCGCCTTCGCCCGTACCTGCTACGACCACATCGCCGGGCACCTCGGCGTCGCCCTGCGCACCGGCATGCTCACCGCCGGCCTGATCGACACCCGCAGCGGCCTCGCCCTCACGTCCCGCGGCCACGACGTCCTGGACTCCCTCAAGATCAAGCTCCCCGGCGGACGGCGGCCCCTGCTCAAGGAGTGCCTCGACTGGACCGAACGCCGCGAGCACCTCGGCGGCTCACTCCCCGCAGCGTTGCTCCAGCACGCCGTCGACAACGCGTGGGTGGAACGCGGACCCGATCGCAGCATCAAGCTCCTGGACCCCCATGCCTTCGCCGTCCTCGGCGTCGAGGAGCTGTAG
- a CDS encoding MBL fold metallo-hydrolase has protein sequence MAELGLLNEQSAVRRLELGDVRLTYVIDGAMAMSASGFFPAVPGEYWREHPEAVDAQGHIAMSAGGLLVERGDRKLLIDAGFGSYRGPISVGDQVLGAADCGSMPDVLAELGVAPGDIDTVAYTHLHLDHVGWAFVDGRKFFPDARYLVAAEEWAPHEHGIEVPGVITSMTVEPMRGNHELIREGDEVWPGVRAIVMSGHTPGHTSYIVSAGEERIVVFGDAFHVPAQIDHPDWGSMPDTDTDGVLRARARLVGELTRPGTLGFGIHFGDQAFGRLVRDEAGATKWEPVPAEFVRANPRVV, from the coding sequence ATGGCTGAACTGGGGTTGTTGAACGAGCAGTCGGCGGTGCGGCGGCTGGAGCTGGGGGACGTGCGGCTCACGTACGTCATCGACGGGGCGATGGCGATGAGCGCGAGCGGGTTCTTCCCGGCGGTGCCGGGGGAGTACTGGCGTGAGCACCCGGAGGCGGTGGATGCGCAGGGGCACATTGCGATGTCCGCCGGCGGGCTGCTGGTGGAGCGGGGCGACCGCAAGCTGCTCATCGACGCCGGTTTCGGGTCGTACCGGGGGCCGATCTCGGTGGGGGATCAGGTCCTCGGGGCGGCCGACTGCGGGTCGATGCCCGACGTGCTGGCCGAGCTGGGCGTGGCACCGGGGGACATCGACACCGTGGCCTACACGCACCTGCACCTTGATCACGTGGGTTGGGCCTTTGTGGACGGTCGGAAGTTCTTTCCTGACGCGCGTTATCTGGTGGCGGCGGAGGAGTGGGCGCCGCACGAGCATGGCATTGAGGTGCCCGGGGTGATCACGTCGATGACCGTGGAGCCGATGCGGGGCAACCACGAGCTCATCCGTGAGGGCGATGAGGTCTGGCCGGGCGTGCGGGCGATCGTGATGTCGGGGCATACGCCGGGGCACACCTCGTACATCGTGTCCGCGGGGGAGGAGCGGATCGTCGTGTTCGGCGACGCTTTCCACGTGCCGGCGCAGATCGACCACCCGGACTGGGGCTCGATGCCGGACACCGACACCGACGGCGTCCTCAGGGCTCGGGCGCGGCTGGTGGGGGAGCTGACCCGGCCCGGCACGCTCGGCTTCGGCATCCACTTCGGCGACCAGGCCTTCGGCCGGCTGGTGCGGGACGAGGCCGGCGCGACGAAGTGGGAACCCGTGCCGGCGGAGTTCGTTCGAGCCAACCCCCGTGTAGTATAG